The Daphnia magna isolate NIES linkage group LG3, ASM2063170v1.1, whole genome shotgun sequence genomic interval GCAAACGATGGTATgttcatttttcttgtttcaacTTGTCCAACTTTCAATGGCtatcacgtttttttttttttattattctgtaattcgcccatttttttttttcgaaatctTTTCGGTAACGGTTGATTCTTTTCGTGATTAtcgcaaaaaaacaacagagaaTCGAGAAACATAAAAAGCTAATTAAccaagaagagaaaagaaaaaggtttggCTGTTTTGGGTCATCACAGCACACGTCAAGATTATCATTATGTTTATTAGATGCCAAAGTCGGAGGGGAAATAAAGTATATATACCTAGCCTAATAAGGACCGCTAAATAATATGCAAATGTGTGtgtcttgttgttgttgtagcaTGTATTATTCAAATgccgagtaaaaaaaaaaaaaaaaaaccgcgcGCGCCCATCAGTATAATAAAACGTATGTCTGTTTGTTGCtattgtttgtgtgtgtgtctcctTTTTCGTGTGTGCCCGCGATTGTAGacaaatttattcaaaaattttaaaaatatacagtgcaaaaaggtaaaaattcGCGGTTGTCATTTTGTTATGGCAATGTTGGAATAATGTGAAGTTATCAGCGACGgccatctttattttttgaatttgccCCGAGGGGTGCTGCAGAAGATCTGAATATATCCCGTGGGATGGGTGACGAAGTGAATGGCCTTGGAATTTTTCCTCGAATATCGTTCCCTTCCCTACAAATGGCAACGCTGCACTAAATATGTGCTAAATAGTTTACATGTTTCGTATTCAAATATGTTTGCACAAGGAGTTTAAAAAACTAGTTTGATTTGTAGACCTCCTACAGGTATGTAAtcagaaggaaaagaaaatggttttaCATTTACGTTTTTGTCCTAAtctaaagaacaaaaaaatatgaataattaAAGTACGAGATCAAATGCTTTGCTTATGCAAATATTTGAACCTCTTAGcaaaaagagtttttttttcctgtttactCAAGAACAACAATCACACTAGTAAACCgtgttaaacaaaaaagacttATCTAACGAAACAATGTCTGAATACTAGTCAATTAGTCTgaaaacacaagaaaaaggaTTATTAAATACTACGAGTCGTACGAGCCACGTTTGGTTTCGTCTGCTGCTCAACTGGCTGTGTATTCTAGAACGACACGCTCAACAATGTGATCAGTCTATCAGCATTTTATCCAATTCTTGTGTAGAGGAAACAAGAAATCGTTAATATGCAAGGTAATCATAATCGTAAATCAACACATAATCCCAATAACTGTGAACAATAAATTCGGTTTTCGTTTGGTGCTAGAGAGAAAGCAGTTCCTCATTATGCTAACCATTCAGgtaaatacaaaacaaaaacacgaatGGTCACTTTGTTACTAAACCCATTTCTCTTGCTCTGCCTTAGCCAccggtttccttttttttttttgctaattgTTTGCCAAACTAGTTTCACCTGATTCCGGTGATTGCGTCACAAACGCAGTCAGATATCTTAGTTTTCTTTGGTTTATACATCAGTTTGGCATACATTCACACGCAAACAGCTATAAGCACTGACGCATTTGAAAGTgcaatcaaagaaaaactgttttcCATTGTTTTCCGttcacttttttcttctcttccaTCTAAATATTCTTCTCAAATGTCCTTTcaatgtttaaaaaacaaaaaaaaaaggccatgtTTTGTACGAATTGCACGAAAAATGGCTTTTCTGTTTCTAACCgtttattcaatattttagaTCGATTCTTCagcagttctttttttttttttaagtcccTCGCTTGAATCGTCTTCTATTGCATCACGTGAGATACTGACGCTTTGGAGCGGACGGGAAAGCCGCTTATATTCTGCCGAGCTCGACTAGAACCAAAGActttttgtgaaaaagaaaaaaaatgggaatatTCAGAAaggataaagaaaagaagcatGCAACTGCATATACAGCTGAGTATACTAGATTGCGTTCAAGGAGGGGACCAGATCACGAATATACCTATATACAACAGGGGACCGGAAATCGGCGTGATACGAAATCTATGAGGCTATATTCCCCCCTTCACGGCCCATTGATTCGCTGCAATGTGTGCCGGTGCCGTTTCTTGCTACACACAAATAACATAACGGATGCAAACGAGGGCCGATGGAAAAGAACTCGTTTCATTCTTCGGCCTTGttgatgttctttttttcttttcccctatcGTTGAAGGTCTTCGCTGTATCTATCGCTATCCTTTTCGGTGATCGTTTTACCTCTCGATTCTTTGTGATTTCCTCCCCTCCAACGACCAGTTTTATCCATTTTATACATCCTACCAATGGATGGGTCTCTATCCTTCCTATTGTCTGCCGCAGACGATATAGGAGGCGGCTGATGCTGGGACTCGTGCCAGGAAAAAATGCCGGAGATCACAAGTCGTTCCTtcccttttcccttttatttcttccctagATTGGGTCACAGTCGACTTTTATACCGATTGGAATGACTATGGAAATAAAAATCAGTATAATTTTATGCACTCTATCCGGTGTATATTTCGGAATGTCAGGATAGTCTCCTTTTTACGCTATAGTGTGAACTCACGGCCGTAAACTACGAGCGCAAAGTGATCCAGAGTTAAACCAGCGTAAAAAGTAACTGATAAAACAACATAgagaaataaattttaaaggGAAAcggtgccttttttttctgcccCATGCCGATTTTGAAATCGTTTttaaaagtttatttttatttgaaatgtaAACTTTAATatattttccttctttctctaGAGTCTAGACTGACGTATGTCAGTTTGTACCAATCGCACTGTGGTTTGTTTTGATCCTACGGCAACGTCGTATTTCATACAGACAACATTGTtgaaaattttgttgttttggctTTCGGCTACGGCTGGTGGCCGATTTCCAGgagtagaaaaaaaagactcaACTGCCCcagttcttaaaaaaaaagcgtaaAGTTATAATCTAGAAGTTTTGTGGAGGAAGAAACTTTCTTTCGTGTTTAATCGTAAATGAAAGTGTTGAATCTGCCAATCCATAATTAGCAGCAAGATTAGTTTCAATGTCGAACGAGAGGTAACGTTTGCgaattacagtttttttttagttgcccTTTTCCCACAAAAAGGTAATTCAAGGGAAATGGATAAAATTTATGTTCTTATCTTTTGGTTTCATACTTTGCACAAACAGAAATtagtagaaaaaaaatggaattgcCGACCAATGACTGTGATGGAACTAACCCTGTCACGTCCTTCAATTTTGTTCTGTCCGACTCATTAGGTAAGACTTGTGTACAACTTATTTATGAATCTCATAGAAACTCATGTGTTTCTTTCAGGAGGATCAAATGATCTTCTGGATGGGGAGACTACTGTTCCACTTGTATTTTCCACAGACTTTGATATAAATAAATTGTGGAAGAATGGGAATGGAGTGCAGGTGGTATTTATTGAATCTTCACAGGTGAATAAACCTAAATGTGTTCATGTTCAAAGCGAAATGTTCTTTactgtttttgtgtgtgcgtggAAGGTTGGAATTATTTCCGACAATGGGGCAGCTATCCTCTCCAGTTCACCTATTGCTAATGAGATTGCGGACAATGATCAGCCATCAGATTTGCCAGATTTACCAGATAGCAGAAATTTGTCAGATGCTTTTCATGTTGAAACACCAGTAGGATACATCATATGTTAACACTTTCACACTGTGCCGCATACTTACGTTGGTTTGGTACATAGGTAAATGATTCTTTGACCTGCCCAGAATGTGGAGCGACATTTAAGAAAAGTGCAGACTACAAAAGGCATCAGCTGCTACATTTAGACAAGAAGCCCTACCAATGTCTGACCTGCAACCTCTCATTTAACGTTGAGGTATAGCTAATCTTGCTTTTACAATCTTTAAGTTTCCCAAATAGTAACAATTAATATCTTTGCCATGGTCTATTTGACACAGAAAAATCTTAAACTTCATATGGCCTTGCATAGCACATCAAGTCAATGTCCCGAATGTGGCAAGAAATTTTCGCGAATGGCTAGTTTGAAAGCTCATATTTCACTTCACATTGAGGAAGATACGCTTGTCTGTCAGCAGTGTGATAACGAATTCGAAACTATGAGAGCCTTACGGCGTCACGTAGAAGAGGAACACCAGCTGAACAAGACCGCCCCCTTAACCCTTGCCGAGCTCAATCACTCGTGTAACGGTTCGACCGATCTTGGAGGACCAGAACCAGTAATAAAAATCTTCCCCTGCAAGCAGTGCCATGTCAACTTTAACACTTTAAGAGCACTGAAGGAACATTCACGATTTCATCAAAAGGTGTCATAATCTTATCTTGCTTGCATACGAGAATTTTCCTTGAAAAACCTCTACTTCTCGCGAAAGGTCAATTCCATCTTGTCATGCAAGAAAAAGGGCAAAGCGAACAAAGTCGTAGGAAAACCTCGTTTCAAATGCTCTCACTGTCCCATGGAATTCGATAAGCCCAGCTTGTGCGCCCGTCACGAGCGAGTCCATACTGGCGAACGACCTTACAAGGTTTTCTAACGTTCCAAATTCGCCCATCAAACATGTTacgaattattattattataatttttttttaaataacgttGCACTATTTCAGTGCGACCAATGCAATCGAGGCTTTAGTCAGAAGAACTCTCTTGTGAGCCATCAGAAAGCTATTCACGGACGTGAGAAGCCGTACAAGTGCGCATTATGCCCTTATGCCTCAAGCCAGAAAGGTACTGCAATATTTATTAAAGTGTTCTTTTCTCACTATATTCGTTTTGAATCAGGAAATCTTCGAGCTCACGTTCGGCGCCTTCACCTCTTTGCCTATAATGAGCAACAGGGTGATGTTCATCGCTGCGAAGATTGCAGCGCCGTATTTCGAAATGTATCGAGTTTGACATCTCACATGAGCAAATTCCACTGCGACACCGAGCAGGTTTGCTTTATAGAACTCTTGTAGATTTCTGCTTGTTACCGttttaattgtattttttgttttttcatccaAAGACGGACTCCAGTCTTTCCCACCTGCTGGATAAAAATTCCGACACCATTTCAGTTCTGAATGTTAATGGCGATGATTCCGTATTGCGTGATGGACTCAACCACAAGAATGATATTCTTCAAAAGGCCCTAGAACGCATTGGACTGCCACTCTCAGATGGTGGCGTGGATAATTCATGTGTGAATTCCTtcgatacatttttttatccCTGTAAAGGTCATCTTTCGTGCTGATaacatttttgcatttgtttttgtcgTTTCCAGGCCAACAGCGAAATGGCGAgcaagataaaacaaaagaacgcaCAGCATGCACGACTACTCTCGTAGATAGAGCCAATCCAGCCAAACTAGTGTAAGCCCAATAAATCAACAAACGTCTCACAACTAATGCTCTATGACAAGACGCAGTAGCATCTTTATAAAGAtatgctttcttttttctttaaaggcAATACGTTGTCGAATATTGCATGGAGAATTCAGTTCGCTGGCTCTTGTGCTCTGATTGCCCAAAGCGATTCAAGAAACCGCTGGATCTGGTTCGCCACCTTCGCATTCACAACTGCATCATGCCTTATAAGGTAGGCTTTGTCTTTAATCGACTAGTTTAGAATTGTTAATCTACATCAGCAGCCTTCTTCTCAACAGTGCGCAATCTGTTACAAGACGTTCCGTCTCAAATCGACTCTCATGTCGCACTTGAATTCGCACAATGGGACGAAAGCGTTTGAGTGCACAGTCTGCAATAAAAAACTGGCCAGTCAGGCAAGCCTTGGTTTACATCAAAGGTATGTTCTATCGCGCCCTCACGAGATCTATGTCTATGAAACCTATCATTTGCGTTTCGATTACAGGCTCCATACTGGCCAGCGACCGTATAGCTGTAATTATTGTGGCAAGCAGTTTCGACATCGCAGCTATTTCAAGGTACACCTCCAGGCTCACCAGCGATCTCTCAAAAGCAAAAGTAAGGCTGCCAATACATCGGAAGACCCCCGTCTAGCGAACGATGCTGGCCAATCAAATATGTCCGTGACGTTAGCTGAACCGTTGGAATTGACCGAATCAGGTAATAAAGTTTTATTCGCAAATGACGTGACACGTGAGAAACGGtaatatttctattttagGAATCCTCCCGAGACAACCGTTGAATGCACAGCTGTTTAGCAGATTAGAAGCAAAAGGTGGCACTCGACAGACGCGCCCTTTCAAGTGTTTGCAATGTGGCGcagcttttaaaaaatcagctCATCTTAACCAGCATATCCGCACGCATTCGGGGCTGAAACCTTTTACATGCAACGTCTGCCTCCGGTTAGCGTGTTCACCATTCATAATAGTCAGATTAAATTGgtttttctaaattatttGTTGGTGCATGCCGAAGGAATTTTGTTTCCAAGTGGGTTCTTAAAGCTCATCACCTGACGCACGAACGGGTTTCAGCGCCTAATTTCCAGTGCCCCGAATGCAATCGCTGCTTCACTACCAAGGGTACACTCAATCGACACAGAGCCAGTCACAGCGATTCAAGGCCTTTTCTCTGCCCGTACTGTTCAAAATCCTTTAAGACATACTCTGTTTGTAAAAAGCATGTCCGTACACACACTAACGAGGTCATTCATTTGGTAAGGATcgtcatttacatgttaaccACACATCACTTACCTCAATTACGTTCTCTTCAACCTGTTTTTAGCAACAAACACAATGTTCGTCATCCGTTCCAGAGTCAGTTGATGCTGACACGGTCGACCGATCGCCATCTCGCATTCCTGAGCCACAGGCAGAACCTAATTGGGATTTGGTGAATATTCCAACTGTTGATGGTAGAATTTGAAATGATCTAACTTTACATTTGGATGGTCTCCAGTTGAACTATGAATCGAGCGACATGCCGCCAGATAGCAGTGCAGCTCAACCGGATGTTGAATATCATTTGGAGGATGGAACACGAGATGTTGTACATAGTCTCCCGTGCACGACATCGACCATGAATGATGTTTCTTCCTATGAACCTATACAACTAAGTATGGACTTTGGTGGCGAGGAGGTGGAAGATGTTATAGACACGCCAGCTGATTCTGATCTGCAAACAATTTATGACGGCCAAGTCTTGTCACAGAATTTCACATTTCAGGTGagttaaaatttttatcaaCAGGCGATACACAACGTTCAATCGCTTTGATGCGTAGGAGAATGAACTACTTGACTCAGCAACGGACGATTccaaaaaagaagataaaaagTATGCGCactctttttcaatttgattcgttgcatttttaatatttttcagtGCTGTTTCCAGGTGCCTTTCGTGCGGAAGAGAATTCAAGCGAGCTGCCCATTTAAAAATTCACATGCGTAGTAACTGCGGAGTTATGAAAGCTCATATTTGTTCTATTTGCCCGAAATCGTTCTCAACTGCACAAGCTTTGATGGTAAGCAgcttcatttttcaaaaaacatgCACTGAAAGCTTCTCTGGTCTTATGCCATTATGAAATGGCATGGCATTTTATATTGATGGTATTAAATCAAACTCCCATGAGGTATTAGGTTCATCAAAAAGCTCACTCAGATCAATATCCTATGCACTGTGTGTGTGACACATGCGGGTTTAAATCTTCTTCCATTGAGCTCCACTTACGTCATGTGGAAGATGGGTGCAATCAGACTCGGGCAGGTAAGAGTTATCGATTCGTTTTACAgcgacaaaaaaataaaaaacggcaTAAAATCTTAAATGTTATTTCGTAGAGGAAACAAGCTTTAAAGAACAGAAGTCGCCAATGTTTACTGATGCGGCGTCCACAAAAGAGGGATTTCTTCTACCTTCCACGGATAAGATGCCAAAAAGCCTCAAAGAATGCACGCAGTGCagtaaaagtttcaagtaaaaattcctGGAAACGTAAGCTTTTCATGTACTAATAcccgttttctttgtttagaAAACAATCAGATCTTATTCGTCATATGAGAACCCACACTGGAGAACGGCCTTTCAATTGTACGATATGTGATAAAAGTTTTACGCTCAAGTCCACCTTGACAGCCCATTTGCGTACCCATTCTCCTACTGGCAATAAGACCGTCTCTTGTGAGTTCTGCAAAGGTCTGTATTCCTGCCGGAACACGCTCCGAATTCACATGAGAATTCATACAGGTAAGCCATTTAGCTTATTTGAAGAGGAGTAACAAAAAAGCAGAATGTTATCCGTTGCTGTGTTGTTGTATTACCAGGAGATAAACCTTTCCAATGTCCTGAATGTAACTTGTGCTTCCGGACAACCGGCCACCGACAATCCCATCTTAAGAGTCATCGCAAAGCTGCTCAGGCAGTCGGTAAAGTGAAAGCAATTCGCACGGTAACAGGTGTATCCAATAAGAAGAAACCGAAAGTTAAAGCGACCAAGCAGGTAAAATCGTCTGAATTCTGAAACGTCTTTACCACTCGAtaagcacacacaaaaatctttAGCAGATGGTGAGTATAGACGTTGATGGAAGTACTCAGTTGGCAAAAGTTATTGCCATTACAGGAGACTTATCAAATCAGCACAATTCCCTGGGTGATCAAAGCGGATCTCTGGCCAATTTAACTGTGAAATTCCATTTAGATGAAGCTGGTAATGTCCAGGTAAATTTTGTCcccgtttttcattttccgttcgttgaagaaaactaaaattgttttatatttttagctaCCCGCGTTGGATTCGGGTACTTTACTGGACCTGAGCGATTTGTTCCTTACCGAAACCGATGGACAGGTTACTTTGACCCAGCAAATGAGTCTGCCTCACTTGTTAACAGTAGGCGAGTCAAATCGAGATGAACTGAGCAAGAACCTCATGAATTCTGAGTCGGGCCTGCGACTTTTGGCGGGAAACCACGAAGGTACGATGCTTGTTTCCAGCTCGCACACAGACCAACATCAGTCCGAAATAGAGGAGGGTGCAGATCATGTCATCATGCTCGAAGCAGTCGATCCTGTTGTTATTTTGGGAGCATCAAGTGAAAAGAGTCCTGAACGAGTGTCTGTAATTACGTCAAGAAATCGCCACTTTCAAAagtgaaaacttgttttttccTCTTTGTAAAATACTCTATCTCTGCAACCATCCAACAAAGGGTCCATAAAGTATTGGACCGTATCGATCATACTACatattttgaaacaaaaacttactgttttctaattttgatGCTATCTCGTTTTaatataaaagagaaaaatgttttccatTTGTTTCCAGTTAGACGTGCGTTAACCTATTTTGTGTGTCTTCTAGATCGTTTTCTCATACCATTTACAGGAAAAACATTAAGGGCGTTGGGCCAACATTTATACAAAAACATTACTACTAGATTCATCACGATTTTGATCTTGGAATGGCATATCGAAGTGATTAAAAAGTTGGTCTTTTTAGAACGAACCTGCCGGAACCCTCCATGCTCCTCCAACTCCATTAGGTCATTTCGCGGTTAGcgctagggctcggccccgatcacattctaatcgaggacaccgctaagcttccccgattttCGCCGATGAATGAAATTCCCCGAtaaatcggggaagttcggtgcggggatttcttttttcggtgcggaacggtgctataatcggtgctgcaccgatagcaccgcttcagccatagggggttagtcttaccagtgacctagcgttctgataggccaacgaaaATCACGTggctagggtcacattttgttcttgttggccgcagggcaactgccaatttagattactattcattgataatcggggaaggcaccgatcaccgatatcaccgcaccgagcaccgaaatcatttccccgattaagattatccccgcaccggatcgactaaaaagttccccgattggcgcggggccgagcgctagtTAGCGCGTTGTCCTGCCGCAGGCCATTGCACAATTAAACTAGTTTGGCAGCGTTGGTTGCAGGCGTGCAGAAGTGAATGCTTGTACGATTGTGAACGAACTTGTGTTTACAAAGTCG includes:
- the LOC116918530 gene encoding zinc finger protein 236; translation: MELPTNDCDGTNPVTSFNFVLSDSLGGSNDLLDGETTVPLVFSTDFDINKLWKNGNGVQVVFIESSQVGIISDNGAAILSSSPIANEIADNDQPSDLPDLPDSRNLSDAFHVETPVNDSLTCPECGATFKKSADYKRHQLLHLDKKPYQCLTCNLSFNVEKNLKLHMALHSTSSQCPECGKKFSRMASLKAHISLHIEEDTLVCQQCDNEFETMRALRRHVEEEHQLNKTAPLTLAELNHSCNGSTDLGGPEPVIKIFPCKQCHVNFNTLRALKEHSRFHQKVNSILSCKKKGKANKVVGKPRFKCSHCPMEFDKPSLCARHERVHTGERPYKCDQCNRGFSQKNSLVSHQKAIHGREKPYKCALCPYASSQKGNLRAHVRRLHLFAYNEQQGDVHRCEDCSAVFRNVSSLTSHMSKFHCDTEQTDSSLSHLLDKNSDTISVLNVNGDDSVLRDGLNHKNDILQKALERIGLPLSDGGVDNSCQQRNGEQDKTKERTACTTTLVDRANPAKLVQYVVEYCMENSVRWLLCSDCPKRFKKPLDLVRHLRIHNCIMPYKCAICYKTFRLKSTLMSHLNSHNGTKAFECTVCNKKLASQASLGLHQRLHTGQRPYSCNYCGKQFRHRSYFKVHLQAHQRSLKSKSKAANTSEDPRLANDAGQSNMSVTLAEPLELTESGILPRQPLNAQLFSRLEAKGGTRQTRPFKCLQCGAAFKKSAHLNQHIRTHSGLKPFTCNVCLRNFVSKWVLKAHHLTHERVSAPNFQCPECNRCFTTKGTLNRHRASHSDSRPFLCPYCSKSFKTYSVCKKHVRTHTNEVIHLQQTQCSSSVPESVDADTVDRSPSRIPEPQAEPNWDLLNYESSDMPPDSSAAQPDVEYHLEDGTRDVVHSLPCTTSTMNDVSSYEPIQLSMDFGGEEVEDVIDTPADSDLQTIYDGQVLSQNFTFQENELLDSATDDSKKEDKNAVSRCLSCGREFKRAAHLKIHMRSNCGVMKAHICSICPKSFSTAQALMVHQKAHSDQYPMHCVCDTCGFKSSSIELHLRHVEDGCNQTRAEETSFKEQKSPMFTDAASTKEGFLLPSTDKMPKSLKECTQCSKSFKKQSDLIRHMRTHTGERPFNCTICDKSFTLKSTLTAHLRTHSPTGNKTVSCEFCKGLYSCRNTLRIHMRIHTGDKPFQCPECNLCFRTTGHRQSHLKSHRKAAQAVGKVKAIRTVTGVSNKKKPKVKATKQQMVSIDVDGSTQLAKVIAITGDLSNQHNSLGDQSGSLANLTVKFHLDEAGNVQLPALDSGTLLDLSDLFLTETDGQVTLTQQMSLPHLLTVGESNRDELSKNLMNSESGLRLLAGNHEGTMLVSSSHTDQHQSEIEEGADHVIMLEAVDPVVILGASSEKSPERVSVITSRNRHFQK